CTCATAAATAGAAACTGTGTTACATAGCAGTTAGTGTATGTGTGCGCAATCGCATATCAATGCGCAGCCTATACGTGATACCGACCAACTGCATTATGACATTTGCTTTGCTCCGATGAATAATCATTTAGATTAGCCGCTGATTTTTACTCGATTGCATATGCAATATGTCAGAATATCTTTAATTCGTCTTAATCTGCATTTAATTCGTTTGAATCAATCGATCATACAAATACACCGCGCTTTCACGCGGCGCGCTGTTCGAAATTGTCGAAGAGTGAGAGATTGTAAATAACTGACCAATCATGCACAAATGTAATTACTAgattgtggatttttatacatttatgggaaGTCTGATGATACAAAAGTACATCATGACGCACAATGCATATAATgtgcaaaaaaatataaaatatccaaaataggATATTTACTATAACATTTGATAGTAAGTAgatgaaacgaatttctatttaaattagaaatttgattGAAATGTTATCTctttaaaaatgcataaaaatccgcagtctagtaaTTACTATTATCGTAACAAAAACGAATAACCTGAATAAGATCTTCCTAAAACAACTAAATATGTTTACACCCAATGACAAagatgttatattttaaataaactttcgcTGCACGTTTAACCTTCTGACAGGTGtaggaaatatgtaaatgtaaaacttACTTGACAATAAATTTTGAgatcgataataaataatcggcAATGAGGATTCTTCCGCCATCATTATGGAATATCTCTtggaaaaaatggaattgtaTTCGTCCTCTTCCTGCCACTCCATACTTTCGCGAAGTACACGCCAAAGTTTTAGAGTTTTAATCGCGGGAAAATCTGTCGACTGTATCCCGAGATACGGTTTCCACGGGCGTAAATTATTTGCTCTTTACTCCAGAATGTCGTAAATTTTTTCAACCACGCTTTATAACAACCGAAGATCAGATTATAGTTCTTCAATTACAGAGAGAACAAtatacgatttttcttttataagaATCTAGTAAGAGAAAAAGTGCCCATAAATTGTAACACTTATAGATTGTAATGTGGaataatgattaatttaattacgtgaaaattatttatattcaaaaaaaAGGATGGTCAAAAAATACCAAATTCGTGTTCCTTCAGACATCTAAAATTCTAGTCAGGCATCAGGCAGATAAAGGTATAaccaatattttatcgaagaaatgtcatctaaataaaaaaaggatgaAATATAGCGGCAATTCTTCGCATTCAATATATTCCTTCTTGTTTTAAAAGTAAGttatagtataattataaaaacatatttcatgGAATATTTGCCTTAATTTGTAACGtttgtacaataatatttgtacaaatcgTTTGGAAGTTATCATCATTCGAAGTCAGAAAGTTCTAATTCGCCTTTCGGAGCACCGTCGACTTCATCTACATTTCTTACAACTTTCccatcatatttattataaataattgtacttTTATGATAACTTAGAACTTATAGAATGACATCTTATTAGGATTTTAGAGACCTGAAAAGATACAGATTCGTCACTTTTTGTTGACCGCCCTCCAGTTTTTAAAACATGATCAATGTGCGTATCGTACTCGTGATTGACCTAATGCTGCGCATTGTGACGCAGGACGCAGTGCTGTTAAAGCCGTGTGTCTGTTGCTTGACAGTTTAAAGATGATGACCTCTTCGGAAATCGAGGTAGAGAACTTGAGTGAAAAGAATGTGGAAGATTCTGCAATTTTAGAAGTAAGCACAATGGCAGTCGGCGGTGTTATTAAGCAGGAAAGCCGCGATGtcgattttctttcgaattgtAGCACGTCCGTCGAGGGTTCTGTGGTGAGGATATAACCTGTAATATCTTTGACAGTCACTGCATTACAacaatacagaaataaaaatcacgagTTTTGCATAATGTCTTACTGTATACAATTAATAGCTTTAATTATTTGCGTTTAATatcgtgttttatttaatgcaaCTTTTATTTCCAGATAGCTTCTCCCTCCATTGACAGTTTCTCTACTCTACCAGAGCAAGAAATATCAGATTTTCAAACAGATTCTAGAGATCTACAAGTAAAAGTAGACAATCCTCAGAAGCATCTTGAAACGCTTGAAACTTATATTACTTTTCGTATAACAACAAAAGTAAGttttatttcaagtttatAGTTATGTATCTGTAGAGGATGATAAACCAGCATTGATAAAGAGCATTGATAGAATGATAAACTTTTTACATCATTTTAGTCCATGAGACCAGAATTTGAGGAAGGAGAATACATTGTCAGGAGACGttacaatgattttatttgGTTGCGACAAAAATTAGTGGATTTATATCCTACACATATCATACCAGTGAGCCATTATACATTTCTGAACCATATTAACTCTATGTTTACTTACTTATCCCCAGGATAGTTTTATAACTTatgagaataattaaatattaatattattattacagcCAATGCCTGGAAAACATACGTTACTTGCTCAGTTAGATCGTTATTCCAAAGAATTTATCATAGCACGCATGAAGTTGTTACATGTATTTCTTAACAGAGTTGTGAATCATCCGATTCTCAGTTGTGACAAAAAtctgtacatttttctgaCTACTAAACCTGcagtaagaatatttttgtctcttatatatttatttcttcaatatacttttgaatattgtatttccatattttttagGAATTTCTTATACATCGTAAAAATCGTGGAAATGTTCTTGTTAAAGTGACTGATTCTCTGCAAAATATCGCAAGTACATATACCATGAAGCAGCGTCATTTTGAATTTGAGCAAATTCGGGATTATTGTACAGCTCTTAGCGAAAAATTAGCAActgtagataaaataaatcatcgtATACATAAGGAAAGGCAAGGTATAACCAAAGATTAGTTGActcattatattaattactttttattatgatctcaattaaattatgttttattagaCTACTTGCTGGAATTGCATCAATTACATCCAATTTTCACCTTATGGGCAACTTCAGAGCCAGAATTAGCTCCCTTTCTGTTAGCTATTGCTAAAGCAATAGAATGTAACGCAGTGGCTCATCAGAAACTCTTAGAAAACGTAACGAACGAGGAACgagaatatatttcatatgtaGATGCAGTTAGAAATGCTTTATCCCGACGGGACTCAATGCAAATTGAATACGAAATGACCGTTGAAGAATTAGCAAAGAGAAGATTAGAGAAGGATCAGGTGcactttacattttatttttaaatgtagttattattaataaattgcgATATTTTATGATACTAATTATTCAAATAGCTAATGGGTCTTACGAGCGGTAATTCCTCAACCCAAAATTGGGGTGGGTCACTTTGGAAGGCAGAATCCCgtgatgaaaaattagaaaaactCGGACAGACTATTCCACGACTAGCAAAGCAAACAGAATTATTGCAAGATCGTGTAGAATGTGCGAACGAAAATCTCCGAAGTGATTTACAAAGGTGGAACGTTGAAAAGCAAAtggatttgaaaaatatgttaatttcaATGGCAGATCGACAAATTCGACATTATCAGCAGTGTATGAATGCATGGGAAGAAATTCTCACTGGTTTGAAACTGGATGGAATAGGATCCGAAGTTAGTGTAGGACCACCTATCAAGATTCCCGTTTGAATTCTATAATCTTTCACTTTCATACATACAGATAGTAATTAtcttatgcatttataaaGGTAAGAAACTTAAAGCCATCCTTCGCCAgtaatgacaaatattttattgcatttaaGAAACTGACCTTTCCAGTTTCATTGTGGCTGCTTCagcaaattaaataactttacctctcaaattttaaatgttttttgtaGAAAGTACAATCGGTACTTATATACATTACAATACAGTGATTAGTGGCACACGTTGTGcacatttatatatgtatttcagtttttcagatataaaaagatttatggTAAAATGGCTTTATAATACAACACGGTTACGCGAAAacgtaaataaatgtatttaattctaaaaatctAACTAGGACAAATTTTAGCATAAAGAATTAAGTAAGGAATATGTtgagatatatttttcctttgctAATTAATTTTGGGACCAAGtactaaataatttgttactaGTTATTCCATTTCTTTGAGACCATATACAATACATTCATTGACAATCAGTTCTTAGTTACATACATCTGGTAATTACCAAAGtttatctataatatatagataacCAATATATAGCGctagaatataatttacaaagttCAAGCAAACCGCTTGTAATATTCGTTGTATTATTATTCAGTACCTTTAATCTATGTCATTAAGTTTTGAACAATCCATTATAGCGGCACTTAACAATTAACTTGTTTAGGTAGTCTCGTGAAAAAAGCACAGTAAGAAtctatacaacgtataacatctgTTGCTATTCACGcttggaattaataattttttgaaatagtATCATAAGTGTATGGGGTATGTTTCCAATACATTCAGTATATTGTACACGCTATCTTATTGATGATGAAACTCATAGATTTGTAAcactaaataaattattgtttgcgACATATCGTTTAgtcgataattatttactcGATCGAAGAGTAATTTGGCATCGGTGTTATGTAAAATTCCACCAGGTTATCCAAATCATAAAGTCTAGTTATAGATTCgcctaaaaaatatatcatgtattttttattttttaaaataatgtttactTCATTTGGAACGCTTACCTGCCAAAGTCATTTCATTATGCAAAAATCGTACTGTGTGCGCATATGGTTGTTGTATCTTTTCCCTTAATTTTGGCGCTAAACGTCTGGTCGGGTTCCATAATGGACTACGAAAATTTGGAACGTTCATACAATTTGGCTTCCACGATTCGGTTTTTACTTCTTCCAATGGTAATATATCAGTTATCCTATATTGACTTGTATTAATGTTCCATGTGAATTTGCATCCCACTTCATACTGTGTTCTCTCTTGAGAGCTATATTTCACCAAAATAAGTATTTGAggtataatgaaaattcttgaaCATAAACTAGTACGAACCATTGAGTTTGACTACTAATTTCACTAGCCTGTATCTTCATTATTAATAGACAGATAATGTCACCACTTAACGCGCACacatctattatttctatatcatAATCACTACAGTgccaatatttctttttaaatctcATACAAATCCAGTCTGCAATATGATGAGAGAACGTTTCAATATCGAAACttaattgatttatcgaaACGCATGGTACTatctaaaaattcaataattgtttaaatttatcttatcaattgttgaataaaatcattcaaatTTTAAGCATAATACCAATTTTTCAGCTTTGCTATTGCTAATCATTTGCATTTGAACATAACCAGATCCATGGACATGCATAGGAAGCACACATTGGTAACTCACATATCCTCCTGTTTCCTCATctgtaaaatgtatatatatatggatgCTTAtgcttgttttttttttattttaattaccaaaaaataatagaaattataatatacctTCAACATCTGTAATAACTGATATCATTTCATCATCAAGTTCTATGTAACTTCTCTTAAAATGTGCAGTGCATTTTATACTAGGAtactgtaaatttatttttggaaCTAATGGCGAAGAATTAACAGAATGCTTATTAGAACGATCCCTACTTATGCCTCCATTGGATAGTTGATTCTGATTCAATGGACGTAGCACATTTTTTTCcactaataaattaaaataacattactGACTTTATCTATCAATAAGATCGAAGTGCTCCCTTGATATGGACAATTCAGTTTACCTGAATCGATGATTAAATCATTCGACAAACCAATATCTTGAGCAACGCTGAAATCATCCGTTTCACTCTGATCGGAATCCACCCAATGCTTCTTACCGTTTGGCAGTGCGGGTGACATTGTAGGAGAGGACGATATCTGATGTATTGAACAGCCACGATGTTTGAATTGATCCCGTATATGCTTGAAAGGAACTATATTTTCGGCATCCTCAGTTTCGTCGCAGAACTCGTACTTCTTATCAGCAAGTCTTCGTTTCCGGAACGAGCTAAGCTTTTCACAAGTCTCTTGCGCTTCGTCCGTGAATTCATACGCCTTTTCAGCTTCGAGGATAAGCTTATGCGTAGCTCTTGTCCTCGACTGCGTCGAATTCACAATAGGAGGAGGAGAATGTAAATTAGATCTTTTGCGTGGACTTGGATGACGAAAGGATCGCGACACAGGAGGTGACATTAACCGCGAAGAACACGAAGAGGATGGACTTATAGAGACCGAATGAAGAGGAGAATTAACAGAGCTGACATTGCTATCCTTTGAAGCACCAGGTTGAGGAGAATTAGAACGTTGACTGCGCGTACTTTTATGACTAGACTCTGAATTCCGGGTTCTCAAGATGTCTGAGGGTGGCGTGAGAATTGGCGAAGACCATGTCATAGTTTTGAGATCAGAAGGAAGTCTTTGTGGCGTAGACCGTGGGGAACACGAGGGATGCTTCACTAGTGTGATCAGATCACTACCGATATTGAGTTCCTGGGACATGTCCTCACAGAAGTCCTGTAAGATTTTGTCTCTGACAGAGATCGCTTGCTGTTCGGTTCGTGAGATCGGACTACTGTTTCGACATTTACACTCGATGCTGTCGGAACACTCGCACGGCTTAACACCTACGACGTCAGCAGACTTATTTATATCACAGGCACAGTCGCTTTGATTGCTGCTTGAGGTATTTAATGGATCACGACCTAACTTATCATCTAATTTAATTGGTTCTTCTAAAAAGTCATGTTCTATACTCGACTCGCATCGCGGCGATTGATCCACCGCGCATTCGGGTGTGCCTACTTTCTCGTCGGAACTCTCATAACGTTCCACTGTCTTCGTGTAATCCAATTCTTCAACATCACTCATGTCTAACGGCACTGTGTCAGGAATTACAGTATCCTGTTTATCGCTAGACTTCTGGTTTTTTGATTTTGGAATGTCCAAGTCCACCCTGAGCACATGTAAAAAGTTGCCTGTGTTAACTACCACATGATTCCAGTAATTCAAACAGACAGTAGCACGGAACCTAGGATATGGAGAAATTACTTCGTAGGTGGTATGGACAGTGAGTCCATGTTGAAGACAATTACACCGTACACAACCATCCCAGTTTGCTGCAAGCTCTGTAAAAaatcaaacaaatattttttactttactacaatgaattttatacgtgtaatgttatattaCCTTCACCTTCTTCTTCATAGGATGCTGCTACTTTTAAACAATCCTTACAATTTTCAAGAGATGGTACTGTAGTTATTGTTAAGTACGCTCTATCTGTTGGTTGAAGGTGTAGCCAATTTGTActagaaatttatgtttattaattacttttacttacttcataaattacttaatttacTTTGTAAATTTGAAGACTTatctgataaataaaataattaaatgaaatcttACCAAAGACCATGTATCACTAGTTTATTCCTCTCCAGTGGCCACTGAGATATAACAATACTAAGTTCTCTGTAGATAGTGTAATTACCAAAAAGCGTGACTTCTGCAACTTTACGTGCAACATGATTTGGAGTAAAGGCCCACCAATGTAACAAGTATTTGTACAAAGAGGTAGTGCCACTCACATCCATggtatatgtgtatgtaagTAAAAACTGACCACATTGTGTCAATCCCATTACAATGTGtcttcaataataataattattgttattacaagGTTCTCAATGAACGATCATTTTCATCTACATTTCCTTGTGATATAAATTTACTCATGTAATAAACATACCCTGCTTCAAGTGCTGATTTTggaattatatgtaataatggTAAATGTCTCCATGAAGGTACAGTAGCAAACAGTCTTTCTTCTGAGGCATAGTTGTGCGCTGATAAACAACCTCTGatctgtaaaaattaatatttttttataacaccCCCACCGTTCTTCCTCtctaattaacaaattttaagaGATCACTGTTgctcttatatttttttaatttctatttcttataGGTATCATGTAgtaattcatttaattcattaattcatttaatttacagTAGAGAAGAAATGAGGGAGATTAAAGAACTTCATGAGCAAGAACAAAAGCACATTTTTTCTtgcattcataaaatattaaacactaTGTATCATTTAATAACAAGTATACAACACCGAGGAccgatttaaattttcttcctgGACATGTCGTAattgttttcgttttttttcACATTATCACAGAATTTTGGCAGCTATTTGGAGTCTGTCAATTTCATTAATGCTCGTAGTAAGTTGAAGGTTAAGCAACATTACCTCTCTTAAAAATAGCTTCTGTAATAAATGTCTTTTACTGCGTCGATGAGACAGGCATGGTTTCTGACCTACTATCACGTATTCCGATTTTTCGGAAGTAATATCAGAGAACCATTCATAGCAATAATCTGAGGTAGTATCGGAAGACGATGCGTCCgccatttttaaataacccTACTGAGATACTATACGCATACGCGTGAGTATTGAAAGGATTGGAAAATACGATTCACTCCGGTTTACGAAGCTCTGCCACATGGGTGCACTAGTCGAGTTGTTTGTTATGCTTCCTTTAAAAGAAGTATCAATTTAATGTGATGTGGTTTGAAAATCACTTGCAGTTCAAAGGAATTTTGATAGACGAATAAAACattggaatttcattatagTTTTTAACTTTACATCGATATCATGTCATCGAACAAAAATATGCAGCATCTTCATAACTCATAGtggttaaataattttgttactacttattatcaaattatcgaaatttatgatatatattaaaaagatatggACATCACGTTGGATGATAGATTGAATGTATTACAACAAATAAGTCAACGAAAACTTGTTGAAATACTGGACGCGATTCCCGGAACCAAAGACTTAGTGATAGAGCAGAAACTTATGAAAATTTTGGACAGTTTTGTAGGAGTTTCTGTACtcaagtaattattttaaattaatatggcatattaatttttgaacagatatcaaatgatattattttttacttagaCGTTATGGCGttgaaaagatttataaaatggaGCAAGGCTTGAAGCTTTCAAATTCTCAACACATCTTTTTGGTTTCAAGTGATTTGATTGCTTGCAAAAGGGTACTAGATCAAATACAGTCAGAAATTCCTTCAAATATTAAACCACATGTACAACCATATCATCATATTCTAGTTACTCCATCTGTACCCACTGTTCTTAATTCAATAATCGAAGAAGAaggtgaatattttattatgcaattaaataatcaatagTTGTTTCAGTTCCATTAGAATAAGAATGCAAATGTTTGTTTAGGATTATCTGGATTAGTTACGTTACAAACATTATCTTGGGAATTTATAAGATTAGATGGGAACATCTTATCTTTAGAAAACTGTATGTTTATTGATCTTTACTATCACAAAGATACTACATTACTGCCAGCATTAGGACGCAGCTTATGGTCATTGCAACTTATACTTGGTTCACCCAAATTGACACTTTCCTTTGGAAAGTACAGTCAGcaaatgttcaaaattatgGAGTCAATGAAACACTGTTTAGGCTCCTctaatatagaaaatgaaataggaGCTTTAATTATAATGGACAGGAATTATGATTTAGTTACGCCACTTTTAACCCCTGTAACTTACGCTGGATTATTACACGAAGTAGTGGAAATAAATGTTGGTACAGGTATTTTGGGCAAATCTCAAGTTAAGCTAGATCCAGATAAAGATCAAATTTATGGGGAAGTAAGAGATACACCATGCAGCGAagtttttccaattttacatGGGAAAGCTAAATCTTTAAAATGTATGTTCTTATATGtttcttttgttaatttatttttcataaaagttaGCAGTATTTTTAATGGTTCATATCAGTGGAACAGAATGCGATACAAACAATGAAGTTATCCGAAATGGAAAGATATGTAGCGACGAGATTACAAAAAACTAGAGATCTAACGCGACAACTTGCTTTTCATATTTCTGCTTGCCAGCTGATAGCAGACACATTAAGTTCTGACTTTCAAACCTTgcaaaaaatagagaaatgtATGCTTGAGTGCAGAGAGAGGAAAGAGTGTTTGAGTCATATTGAGAGATATGTAGGTacgtaaattcttttaatagaCAATAACACTATCTTTTTTCAGATGATCTTATTCATTGCGATCTTACAACTCATTTTTCAGACGATCATCCACTGAGAACCTTAcgtttattatgtttattatcgATTACAAGCGACGGAATTACCCAAAATGAACTGGACTCTATACAAAAACTTTATCTTCACGCTCACGGTTATAAACACATaccgttattttataaattgcatAGTATAGGTTTATTGAAGTATAggtcagaaaatattttacacaaattACCAAATTGGAACAGTGAATGGAATAATAATGCACAGAAGTTAAAGCTGTTACCCAGTTACTACAAGCAAATGGAGCAAAAAAGCCGATCGTGTGCAAGTTACGTATTCAATAATGTTTACGTACCACTAATCgttagtaatattattaattaaattagtttacttgataatgtttaatattgaATGGAGTTGACAAAAATTCACATCTCTATAGgctcaaatattaaatattgttgtGAATCAAGAAAAGGATACTAAGAGTCTTGacgaattaacaaatttatcaaactgCGTCATAAGTGGCCAACGTGGTTCATTATTACCAAAAATGGTAGTAATATGTATCATTGGTGGTATTACCTATGCCGAAATAACTGCTTGCCGgtttatagaaaaatcgaCTGGGATTCGACTTGTACTAACCTcggataatataataacaggTAATAAATTGCTGGAGAAGGTGCAAGATATATGAACATCTTAAAGATGAtaatcaaaaatttgtaacatttatatataaagcaattatatgtaaatagtATCAAACATGGAAGTATGAATATACACAAATagtgattaattatttatatactgttattttcaacattatttACA
This is a stretch of genomic DNA from Bombus pyrosoma isolate SC7728 linkage group LG16, ASM1482585v1, whole genome shotgun sequence. It encodes these proteins:
- the LOC122576529 gene encoding sorting nexin-30-like isoform X2 produces the protein MMTSSEIEVENLSEKNVEDSAILEIASPSIDSFSTLPEQEISDFQTDSRDLQVKVDNPQKHLETLETYITFRITTKSMRPEFEEGEYIVRRRYNDFIWLRQKLVDLYPTHIIPPMPGKHTLLAQLDRYSKEFIIARMKLLHVFLNRVVNHPILSCDKNLYIFLTTKPAEFLIHRKNRGNVLVKVTDSLQNIASTYTMKQRHFEFEQIRDYCTALSEKLATVDKINHRIHKERQDYLLELHQLHPIFTLWATSEPELAPFLLAIAKAIECNAVAHQKLLENVTNEEREYISYVDAVRNALSRRDSMQIEYEMTVEELAKRRLEKDQLMGLTSGNSSTQNWGGSLWKAESRDEKLEKLGQTIPRLAKQTELLQDRVECANENLRSDLQRWNVEKQMDLKNMLISMADRQIRHYQQCMNAWEEILTGLKLDGIGSEVSVGPPIKIPV
- the LOC122576529 gene encoding sorting nexin-30-like isoform X1, with product MMTSSEIEVENLSEKNVEDSAILEVSTMAVGGVIKQESRDVDFLSNCSTSVEGSVIASPSIDSFSTLPEQEISDFQTDSRDLQVKVDNPQKHLETLETYITFRITTKSMRPEFEEGEYIVRRRYNDFIWLRQKLVDLYPTHIIPPMPGKHTLLAQLDRYSKEFIIARMKLLHVFLNRVVNHPILSCDKNLYIFLTTKPAEFLIHRKNRGNVLVKVTDSLQNIASTYTMKQRHFEFEQIRDYCTALSEKLATVDKINHRIHKERQDYLLELHQLHPIFTLWATSEPELAPFLLAIAKAIECNAVAHQKLLENVTNEEREYISYVDAVRNALSRRDSMQIEYEMTVEELAKRRLEKDQLMGLTSGNSSTQNWGGSLWKAESRDEKLEKLGQTIPRLAKQTELLQDRVECANENLRSDLQRWNVEKQMDLKNMLISMADRQIRHYQQCMNAWEEILTGLKLDGIGSEVSVGPPIKIPV
- the LOC122576524 gene encoding uncharacterized protein LOC122576524 isoform X1, coding for MADASSSDTTSDYCYEWFSDITSEKSEYVIVGQKPCLSHRRSKRHLLQKLFLREIRGCLSAHNYASEERLFATVPSWRHLPLLHIIPKSALEAGHIVMGLTQCGQFLLTYTYTMDVSGTTSLYKYLLHWWAFTPNHVARKVAEVTLFGNYTIYRELSIVISQWPLERNKLVIHGLCTNWLHLQPTDRAYLTITTVPSLENCKDCLKVAASYEEEGEELAANWDGCVRCNCLQHGLTVHTTYEVISPYPRFRATVCLNYWNHVVVNTGNFLHVLRVDLDIPKSKNQKSSDKQDTVIPDTVPLDMSDVEELDYTKTVERYESSDEKVGTPECAVDQSPRCESSIEHDFLEEPIKLDDKLGRDPLNTSSSNQSDCACDINKSADVVGVKPCECSDSIECKCRNSSPISRTEQQAISVRDKILQDFCEDMSQELNIGSDLITLVKHPSCSPRSTPQRLPSDLKTMTWSSPILTPPSDILRTRNSESSHKSTRSQRSNSPQPGASKDSNVSSVNSPLHSVSISPSSSCSSRLMSPPVSRSFRHPSPRKRSNLHSPPPIVNSTQSRTRATHKLILEAEKAYEFTDEAQETCEKLSSFRKRRLADKKYEFCDETEDAENIVPFKHIRDQFKHRGCSIHQISSSPTMSPALPNGKKHWVDSDQSETDDFSVAQDIGLSNDLIIDSVEKNVLRPLNQNQLSNGGISRDRSNKHSVNSSPLVPKINLQYPSIKCTAHFKRSYIELDDEMISVITDVEDEETGGYVSYQCVLPMHVHGSGYVQMQMISNSKAEKLIVPCVSINQLSFDIETFSHHIADWICMRFKKKYWHCSDYDIEIIDVCALSGDIICLLIMKIQASEISSQTQCSQERTQYEVGCKFTWNINTSQYRITDILPLEEVKTESWKPNCMNVPNFRSPLWNPTRRLAPKLREKIQQPYAHTVRFLHNEMTLAGESITRLYDLDNLVEFYITPMPNYSSIE
- the LOC122576524 gene encoding uncharacterized protein LOC122576524 isoform X2, whose amino-acid sequence is MADASSSDTTSDYCYEWFSDITSEKSEYVIVGQKPCLSHRRSKRHLLQKLFLREIRGCLSAHNYASEERLFATVPSWRHLPLLHIIPKSALEAGHIVMGLTQCGQFLLTYTYTMDVSGTTSLYKYLLHWWAFTPNHVARKVAEVTLFGNYTIYRELSIVISQWPLERNKLVIHGLCTNWLHLQPTDRAYLTITTVPSLENCKDCLKVAASYEEEELAANWDGCVRCNCLQHGLTVHTTYEVISPYPRFRATVCLNYWNHVVVNTGNFLHVLRVDLDIPKSKNQKSSDKQDTVIPDTVPLDMSDVEELDYTKTVERYESSDEKVGTPECAVDQSPRCESSIEHDFLEEPIKLDDKLGRDPLNTSSSNQSDCACDINKSADVVGVKPCECSDSIECKCRNSSPISRTEQQAISVRDKILQDFCEDMSQELNIGSDLITLVKHPSCSPRSTPQRLPSDLKTMTWSSPILTPPSDILRTRNSESSHKSTRSQRSNSPQPGASKDSNVSSVNSPLHSVSISPSSSCSSRLMSPPVSRSFRHPSPRKRSNLHSPPPIVNSTQSRTRATHKLILEAEKAYEFTDEAQETCEKLSSFRKRRLADKKYEFCDETEDAENIVPFKHIRDQFKHRGCSIHQISSSPTMSPALPNGKKHWVDSDQSETDDFSVAQDIGLSNDLIIDSVEKNVLRPLNQNQLSNGGISRDRSNKHSVNSSPLVPKINLQYPSIKCTAHFKRSYIELDDEMISVITDVEDEETGGYVSYQCVLPMHVHGSGYVQMQMISNSKAEKLIVPCVSINQLSFDIETFSHHIADWICMRFKKKYWHCSDYDIEIIDVCALSGDIICLLIMKIQASEISSQTQCSQERTQYEVGCKFTWNINTSQYRITDILPLEEVKTESWKPNCMNVPNFRSPLWNPTRRLAPKLREKIQQPYAHTVRFLHNEMTLAGESITRLYDLDNLVEFYITPMPNYSSIE
- the LOC122576527 gene encoding vacuolar protein sorting-associated protein 33B, which produces MDITLDDRLNVLQQISQRKLVEILDAIPGTKDLVIEQKLMKILDSFVGVSVLKRYGVEKIYKMEQGLKLSNSQHIFLVSSDLIACKRVLDQIQSEIPSNIKPHVQPYHHILVTPSVPTVLNSIIEEEGLSGLVTLQTLSWEFIRLDGNILSLENCMFIDLYYHKDTTLLPALGRSLWSLQLILGSPKLTLSFGKYSQQMFKIMESMKHCLGSSNIENEIGALIIMDRNYDLVTPLLTPVTYAGLLHEVVEINVGTGILGKSQVKLDPDKDQIYGEVRDTPCSEVFPILHGKAKSLKLEQNAIQTMKLSEMERYVATRLQKTRDLTRQLAFHISACQLIADTLSSDFQTLQKIEKCMLECRERKECLSHIERYVDDHPLRTLRLLCLLSITSDGITQNELDSIQKLYLHAHGYKHIPLFYKLHSIGLLKYRSENILHKLPNWNSEWNNNAQKLKLLPSYYKQMEQKSRSCASYVFNNVYVPLIAQILNIVVNQEKDTKSLDELTNLSNCVISGQRGSLLPKMVVICIIGGITYAEITACRFIEKSTGIRLVLTSDNIITGNKLLEKVQDI